Proteins from one Clostridium cellulovorans 743B genomic window:
- a CDS encoding EamA family transporter → MSNSIFIGLLLVLTLFGSLGGFYFKKATATDTLIALIKCPFLYLGGALYVVGALLNIYVLKFRPYSMVLPLTSITYIWSLIISKIFLKEKITRYKIFGITFIIIGAIFIGMF, encoded by the coding sequence ATGAGTAATAGTATTTTTATAGGTTTATTATTAGTATTGACATTATTCGGATCATTAGGTGGTTTTTATTTTAAAAAAGCTACTGCTACGGATACACTGATAGCTTTAATAAAATGTCCATTCTTATATTTAGGTGGAGCTTTGTATGTTGTAGGAGCCTTGCTAAATATATATGTACTGAAATTTAGGCCATATTCAATGGTTCTACCATTGACTTCAATAACTTATATATGGAGTCTTATAATATCTAAGATATTTTTAAAAGAAAAAATCACGAGATATAAAATATTCGGAATTACTTTTATAATTATAGGCGCTATATTTATAGGGATGTTTTAG
- a CDS encoding glycosyltransferase family 2 protein produces MEIAVLIPCYNEEITIGKVVEDFKRELPQAKIYVYDNNSKDRTSEIAAAKGAIVVKETRQGKGNVVRSMFRDIEADVYIMVDGDDTYPAEFVHKLIKPVMDDEADMVIGDRLSNGTYKSENKRPFHNFGNKLVKSLIGWTFKNEINDIMTGYRAFNRFFVKTMPVLSSGFEIETEMSIHSLDKRFRLTEIPIDYRDRPEGSDSKLNTYRDGYRVIKVIFSLFKDYKPLAFFSILSILFLLLGIIIGTPVIVEFIESSYITKLPSAVLAVGLVIIAILSMACGLILDTISKNSKKQYELQLNDYKKEGIQL; encoded by the coding sequence ATGGAAATTGCAGTGCTTATACCATGTTATAATGAAGAAATTACTATTGGGAAAGTCGTAGAGGATTTTAAAAGAGAATTACCACAGGCTAAAATATATGTTTATGATAACAACTCAAAGGATAGAACTTCAGAGATTGCCGCAGCAAAGGGTGCTATAGTAGTAAAAGAAACACGACAAGGCAAAGGTAATGTTGTTAGAAGCATGTTTAGGGATATAGAGGCAGATGTATATATTATGGTAGATGGGGATGATACTTATCCTGCAGAATTTGTACATAAGCTTATAAAACCTGTTATGGATGATGAAGCAGATATGGTTATTGGGGATAGACTTTCTAATGGAACCTATAAAAGCGAGAACAAGAGACCGTTCCATAACTTTGGTAACAAATTAGTTAAAAGCTTAATAGGCTGGACTTTTAAAAATGAAATAAATGATATTATGACAGGGTACAGAGCTTTTAATAGGTTCTTTGTTAAAACAATGCCAGTTTTAAGCTCTGGTTTCGAAATTGAAACAGAAATGAGCATACATTCGTTGGATAAGAGATTTAGGTTAACAGAAATTCCCATAGATTATAGAGATAGACCAGAAGGAAGTGATTCAAAGTTAAATACCTACAGAGATGGTTATAGAGTTATTAAAGTAATATTCTCATTATTTAAAGATTATAAGCCATTAGCATTTTTCTCAATATTATCTATTTTGTTTTTATTACTAGGTATTATTATAGGAACTCCTGTAATAGTGGAGTTTATAGAATCTAGCTATATAACAAAACTTCCTTCAGCAGTTTTGGCAGTAGGATTAGTTATAATTGCTATTTTATCTATGGCTTGCGGATTAATTCTAGATACAATATCAAAGAACAGCAAAAAGCAATATGAGCTACAATTGAATGATTATAAAAAAGAAGGAATACAACTGTAA
- a CDS encoding DUF2142 domain-containing protein, translated as MNKLFQSKFMFTILLVLSTMGILLVNIRNCFKNIGLNKGSLIHTAMGKGIMFFLIFIIASSIAILIFLYKQKNDKNIIVKGFISIAMILGMCILFVNPPFQVPDEVAHFFKAYEVSLGRPVSMGSEHGNGYYVPKSFMKLYSDSKVEELIKGKDRLNVSDIKDSWNVNLDSDDKFFASYDNVATYMPLQYIPQSIGILIGRIFNLGPLVLFYLARLMNFLTYIILAAVAIKLIPVGKEILFLIALMPQNISEVASCAPDALINSLCMVFIALCLYYYKRDKKLSKKEMALLLIIVMCVSSFKVVYFPLALLTFLLKDKFESKKFAYSYLCATLFLSILINLIWIPYSSAEIGTNFANNMGKSGIDVGAQVKQAITNPIKYMYILFSTIESNFSFYINSTIGIIGWLNMPMPQYIIITFMFLMFISTIIENDIEIKVNQKIRYIFIVVFLMIILLIFSSLYAIWTPVGADIIEGVQGRYFIPIIALLLLSFKTDRLKINVNKFNLYMIGFVLFSCIIIITSIVGKYYVIA; from the coding sequence TTGAATAAACTTTTTCAAAGTAAATTTATGTTCACAATATTGTTAGTACTAAGTACGATGGGAATTTTATTGGTGAATATAAGAAACTGTTTTAAGAATATTGGACTAAATAAAGGATCATTAATCCATACTGCAATGGGGAAGGGAATAATGTTCTTTTTAATATTTATAATTGCAAGTTCCATTGCTATTTTGATATTTTTATACAAACAAAAAAATGACAAAAATATCATTGTAAAAGGATTTATATCTATAGCAATGATTTTAGGAATGTGCATTTTATTTGTAAATCCACCATTTCAAGTACCAGATGAAGTTGCTCACTTTTTTAAGGCTTATGAAGTTTCTTTAGGAAGGCCTGTATCAATGGGAAGTGAGCATGGTAATGGATATTATGTACCTAAGAGTTTTATGAAATTATATTCCGATAGTAAGGTTGAGGAATTAATAAAAGGTAAGGATAGGCTAAACGTAAGTGACATAAAGGATTCTTGGAATGTTAACTTAGACAGTGATGATAAATTTTTCGCTTCATATGACAATGTAGCAACATATATGCCTTTACAATATATACCACAATCTATTGGTATATTAATAGGAAGGATTTTCAATCTTGGTCCACTAGTACTATTCTATTTGGCAAGACTGATGAATTTTTTAACTTACATAATATTAGCAGCTGTAGCAATTAAGTTGATTCCTGTGGGTAAGGAAATTTTGTTTTTAATAGCACTTATGCCCCAAAATATATCAGAGGTTGCCTCGTGTGCTCCTGATGCTTTAATAAATAGTCTTTGTATGGTTTTTATAGCCTTATGTTTATATTATTACAAGCGAGATAAGAAACTATCAAAAAAGGAAATGGCGTTACTCTTAATAATAGTTATGTGTGTTTCTTCTTTTAAAGTGGTTTATTTTCCTTTAGCATTATTAACTTTTTTACTAAAGGATAAATTTGAAAGTAAAAAATTTGCTTATAGTTATTTATGTGCAACGTTATTCTTGAGTATACTTATAAATCTTATTTGGATACCATACTCATCAGCAGAAATAGGCACTAATTTTGCAAATAATATGGGTAAAAGTGGCATAGATGTAGGTGCTCAGGTTAAGCAAGCAATAACTAATCCAATAAAATATATGTATATTTTATTTTCAACTATAGAATCAAACTTTAGTTTTTATATTAACTCAACAATAGGTATAATTGGTTGGCTAAATATGCCTATGCCTCAATATATAATAATTACATTTATGTTCTTAATGTTTATCAGTACAATCATAGAGAACGATATAGAAATAAAGGTGAATCAAAAAATAAGATATATTTTTATCGTTGTTTTTTTAATGATAATCTTGTTAATTTTCTCCTCGCTTTATGCCATTTGGACTCCAGTGGGAGCGGATATCATTGAAGGTGTACAAGGAAGATACTTCATTCCAATTATTGCATTGTTATTATTAAGTTTTAAAACGGACAGGCTTAAGATAAATGTTAATAAATTCAACTTATATATGATAGGCTTTGTTCTATTTTCTTGTATTATTATCATCACTAGCATAGTAGGAAAGTATTATGTTATTGCTTAA
- a CDS encoding AAA domain-containing protein → MSQKVKNLFNYLINVKGLTDNSIKSIGLKDKNVVLLSNYPKDGIEYNPLDEETYIKITKSSGEVYEKIFKIYMSCEREGDNFEIVLGDYIFTWIFQGKKIIYPLVTTRMKMIYSKDTEAFTLSVYDNILNLEIDLFRDKELDTKALISIKSRFDLEFLGIQDQFSINSYIKEIISVLDTEGELHEEVYMESEIVTTQNINVYRMPLIMTRKVDNKLLVSEVGKILKEIDKGMAIPPSMEAIVEEKVLNDPYKNEFKDIANDLMFPLSSNVEQREIVHRLRDNYGVLVQGPPGTGKSHSIANIVCHLLANGKRVLVTSQNAKALKVIISKLPEEIKALCVYQLGEDNTLKEIDSSIRRIDEMTSKNPMEYIRKISVLEEKLTSIRENQKLLVKQIKEIEEIEYQKIKYNGRVYDISDLARWLASEENENSWIEEEIDLKDKCFITDNEMIRFQHLMDKLTREEVENVTLYLENIELIPKKEVFLEYIKKYESLKKREKEFGMMLQSWHVPDNFTIDKDIFKVLDLGAYEIKKIKDSWAYKVLGYYNSGSVSRTAIDKIYVLLKCDFTRLLELRIKAADKFIYIPEDIELSKLKFAIKRVKEEVEEKNGLSYGYKFTHRKECKMLAKCTLNNEKICDLEGIDSVLDYIEEKLIENNIKHFWNISAKEFNGKEIAKFNLEEMAYLEDALRYIDMIVMWEHRYIDKITNCLGDIIPLNKLDWYNEETYIDMKNNLIVLQEYLDYRESKEYILKFKLRLSDIEFLSPLRAAIDPFNSIEFNKIYKEFKNYEKLVPFVKEYNIYYNKLKEKLPVTCEKLMNAENRSGLKNINKAWMWKQLNALLKRIHDLGIDKLIDACEKENIKEREVIKELAQNKAWYQQCLKTTEEKRKSLYCWLQAVKKIGKGRSKFYTKYLSMAQEEMEKCKDIIPAWIMPINRVFESLTVNQELFDVVIIDESSQCDLSATTLLMRGKRTIIVGDDNQISPQIIGIDNTLVTHYSEAYLKDIPYSRWFDAETNIYTTAQRVFPTRVMLKEHFRCVSEIIGFSNELCYNNEIAPLRGREEQGLIPIKTVFVEEGIRESNKSINIKEADTIVDQIYHCCKDEKYKGMTMGVISMLGEEQGELIQEKLREKIGEAEIINRKLVCGDAYSFQGDERDIILLSMVVSGDLKTRPLTKDVDIKRFNVAASRARNQMWLFHSIDIKNLNPLCVRYKLLNYCQGYQGEKVINQRTGFVQDVYEFLNSKGFKVATLAQNKYGVDFLIEDDKKTIAVQCFGGDLKDIEDQDGMENQKIIATMGWKIFKVRESEFYRNPSGLIEKLQKATVEVSGIIA, encoded by the coding sequence GTGAGTCAGAAGGTAAAGAACCTATTTAATTACCTAATCAATGTCAAAGGGTTAACTGATAACAGTATCAAAAGTATCGGATTGAAAGATAAGAATGTTGTGCTTTTATCCAATTACCCGAAGGATGGAATAGAATATAATCCATTAGATGAAGAGACTTATATAAAAATAACCAAAAGTAGTGGCGAGGTCTATGAAAAGATATTTAAGATATATATGTCTTGTGAAAGAGAAGGAGATAATTTCGAGATAGTATTAGGAGATTATATTTTCACATGGATATTCCAAGGCAAAAAAATAATATATCCCTTAGTAACTACTAGAATGAAGATGATTTACTCAAAGGATACTGAGGCATTCACTTTATCTGTATATGATAACATCTTAAATCTAGAGATAGATTTGTTTAGGGATAAGGAGCTTGATACAAAAGCACTTATTAGTATAAAGAGTAGATTTGATTTGGAGTTCTTAGGAATTCAAGATCAGTTCTCTATAAATAGTTATATAAAAGAGATTATAAGTGTACTTGATACTGAGGGTGAATTACATGAAGAAGTCTATATGGAATCAGAAATAGTAACTACCCAAAACATAAATGTTTATAGGATGCCTTTAATCATGACCAGGAAGGTTGATAATAAACTTTTAGTTAGTGAAGTAGGTAAGATATTAAAGGAAATTGATAAGGGAATGGCTATTCCACCTTCTATGGAGGCAATTGTAGAAGAGAAAGTATTAAATGATCCTTATAAGAATGAATTTAAAGATATTGCTAATGATTTGATGTTTCCTTTAAGCTCTAATGTTGAACAAAGGGAGATAGTACATAGGTTAAGGGATAATTATGGAGTTTTAGTTCAAGGACCACCTGGCACAGGAAAAAGCCATAGTATCGCCAATATAGTATGTCATCTTCTTGCTAATGGTAAGAGAGTCCTTGTTACAAGTCAAAATGCAAAAGCTTTAAAGGTTATAATTAGTAAGCTCCCAGAGGAAATTAAAGCACTTTGTGTGTATCAATTAGGAGAAGATAATACGTTAAAAGAAATTGATTCCTCTATACGAAGGATAGATGAGATGACAAGCAAAAATCCTATGGAGTATATCCGTAAAATTTCTGTTTTAGAGGAAAAGTTGACGAGCATAAGAGAAAATCAAAAGCTCTTAGTGAAGCAGATAAAAGAAATTGAAGAGATTGAATACCAAAAAATAAAGTATAATGGAAGAGTTTATGATATTAGTGACCTTGCAAGATGGTTAGCTAGTGAGGAAAATGAAAATAGCTGGATTGAAGAGGAGATAGATTTAAAGGACAAATGTTTTATTACTGATAATGAAATGATTAGGTTCCAGCATTTGATGGATAAATTGACAAGGGAAGAAGTTGAGAATGTAACTTTATATCTAGAAAATATAGAGCTAATACCTAAAAAAGAAGTGTTTTTAGAATATATTAAAAAATATGAAAGCTTGAAAAAAAGAGAAAAAGAATTCGGGATGATGTTACAAAGTTGGCATGTTCCTGATAACTTTACAATTGACAAAGATATATTTAAAGTTTTAGATTTGGGAGCATATGAAATTAAAAAGATAAAAGATAGCTGGGCATATAAGGTGTTAGGGTACTATAATTCTGGTTCTGTATCAAGAACAGCAATTGATAAGATTTATGTACTTCTAAAATGTGATTTTACAAGATTATTAGAACTGAGAATAAAAGCAGCTGATAAGTTTATATATATTCCAGAAGATATAGAACTAAGCAAGTTGAAGTTTGCTATAAAAAGAGTTAAAGAAGAAGTTGAAGAAAAGAATGGTTTATCTTATGGATATAAATTTACTCACAGAAAAGAATGCAAGATGTTAGCAAAGTGTACTTTAAATAATGAAAAGATATGTGATCTCGAAGGTATAGATTCTGTTCTTGATTATATAGAAGAAAAACTTATAGAGAATAACATTAAGCACTTTTGGAATATAAGTGCTAAAGAATTTAATGGTAAGGAAATAGCAAAGTTTAACTTAGAAGAAATGGCTTACTTAGAGGATGCTTTAAGATACATAGATATGATAGTCATGTGGGAGCATCGATATATAGACAAGATAACAAATTGCTTAGGAGACATAATACCGTTAAATAAGTTGGATTGGTACAATGAGGAAACTTACATAGACATGAAGAATAACTTAATCGTTCTTCAAGAATATTTAGATTATAGAGAAAGTAAGGAGTATATACTTAAATTTAAGCTAAGGCTTTCTGACATAGAATTTTTATCACCTCTTAGGGCAGCCATCGACCCTTTTAATAGTATAGAGTTTAACAAGATATATAAAGAATTTAAAAATTATGAGAAGCTTGTGCCTTTTGTTAAGGAATATAATATATATTACAACAAGCTAAAAGAAAAGTTACCAGTAACCTGTGAAAAGCTTATGAATGCAGAAAATAGAAGTGGATTAAAAAATATAAACAAAGCTTGGATGTGGAAACAGTTGAACGCTTTGCTTAAGAGAATCCATGATTTAGGAATTGATAAGCTTATAGATGCCTGTGAAAAGGAAAATATTAAAGAAAGAGAAGTTATAAAGGAACTAGCTCAAAACAAAGCTTGGTATCAACAATGCTTGAAGACTACGGAGGAAAAGAGAAAGAGCCTTTATTGTTGGTTACAAGCTGTAAAGAAGATTGGGAAAGGTAGAAGTAAATTCTATACAAAATATTTATCCATGGCACAAGAGGAAATGGAAAAATGTAAGGATATTATACCAGCTTGGATAATGCCAATAAATAGAGTTTTCGAGAGTCTAACTGTAAATCAAGAACTTTTCGATGTGGTTATTATAGATGAAAGCAGTCAATGTGATTTATCAGCTACAACACTTTTAATGAGAGGTAAAAGAACAATAATCGTAGGTGATGATAATCAAATATCGCCTCAGATAATCGGTATAGATAACACATTAGTAACTCATTATTCAGAAGCTTATCTAAAAGATATTCCATATAGCAGATGGTTTGATGCTGAAACAAATATATACACCACCGCTCAAAGAGTTTTTCCTACAAGAGTTATGTTAAAAGAACATTTTAGATGTGTCTCAGAAATTATAGGATTTAGTAATGAACTTTGCTATAACAATGAAATAGCACCTTTAAGAGGTAGGGAAGAACAAGGACTTATACCAATAAAAACAGTATTTGTTGAAGAAGGCATTAGAGAATCCAATAAATCTATAAATATAAAAGAGGCAGATACTATAGTAGATCAAATTTATCATTGCTGCAAGGATGAAAAGTATAAAGGAATGACTATGGGAGTTATTTCTATGCTCGGTGAAGAACAAGGGGAGCTTATCCAAGAAAAACTTAGAGAAAAAATTGGAGAAGCAGAGATTATAAATAGAAAGTTAGTTTGTGGAGATGCTTATTCCTTTCAAGGTGATGAGAGAGACATAATTTTATTATCTATGGTTGTTAGTGGAGACTTAAAAACAAGACCACTTACAAAGGATGTAGACATTAAAAGATTTAATGTTGCAGCTAGTAGGGCAAGGAATCAAATGTGGTTATTCCATTCTATAGACATTAAGAATTTAAATCCTCTTTGTGTGAGATATAAGTTACTTAATTACTGCCAAGGTTATCAAGGGGAAAAGGTGATTAATCAAAGGACAGGATTTGTTCAAGATGTTTATGAATTTTTAAATTCAAAAGGTTTTAAGGTAGCTACATTAGCACAAAATAAATATGGAGTAGATTTTCTTATAGAAGATGACAAAAAAACTATAGCAGTTCAATGCTTTGGTGGAGATTTAAAAGATATAGAGGACCAAGATGGCATGGAAAATCAAAAAATTATTGCTACAATGGGGTGGAAAATTTTCAAAGTAAGAGAAAGTGAATTTTACAGAAATCCATCTGGATTAATAGAAAAGTTGCAGAAAGCTACTGTTGAAGTTAGTGGGATAATCGCGTAG
- a CDS encoding LacI family DNA-binding transcriptional regulator: MAASIKDVAREAGVSIATVSRVLNDVDVVNDETKKKVMDAIKKLGYRPNIVARSLKTQKTKTIGIVIPDISSAFYPEIVRGAEDVANIYNYNIILCNTDLDSEKEKEYLRVLKEKMVDGIIYMSNSLADEILELTRELDLPTVLVETTDLNKTFPSVTIDNIKAAYDATSYLIKKGNKNIAYFGPPRNIINASASRYKGYEEALVDNGLAINENLVVAGGLKAKDAENYIEKLEENNALKDVDAIFCSTDELAMGVINNLRERGINVPKDVDIVSFDNTYTSSIFYPKLTTINQPTYDMGSVGMRMLIKIINKKPIDVTQYVLPYELIERDSCK; the protein is encoded by the coding sequence ATGGCTGCTTCAATCAAAGATGTGGCAAGAGAAGCCGGAGTATCAATAGCAACTGTTTCTAGAGTTCTTAATGATGTAGACGTAGTAAATGATGAAACAAAGAAAAAAGTTATGGATGCAATAAAAAAATTAGGATATAGACCAAACATAGTAGCAAGAAGCTTGAAGACTCAGAAGACTAAAACAATCGGTATAGTAATACCAGACATCTCAAGTGCATTCTATCCAGAGATAGTTAGAGGTGCTGAGGACGTAGCAAACATATACAATTATAATATAATATTATGTAATACAGATCTTGATTCAGAAAAAGAAAAAGAATACCTTAGAGTATTAAAAGAGAAAATGGTTGATGGAATAATCTATATGAGTAATTCCTTAGCAGATGAAATATTAGAACTTACTAGAGAATTAGATTTACCAACGGTCTTAGTGGAAACGACAGATTTAAACAAAACCTTCCCAAGCGTAACCATTGATAATATCAAGGCAGCGTATGATGCAACATCATACCTAATAAAGAAAGGTAATAAAAATATTGCATATTTTGGACCTCCACGCAACATTATAAACGCAAGTGCTTCTCGTTATAAGGGTTATGAAGAGGCATTAGTTGATAATGGTTTAGCGATTAATGAAAACCTTGTAGTAGCTGGTGGACTTAAGGCTAAGGATGCTGAGAACTATATAGAAAAGCTTGAAGAAAATAATGCTCTTAAAGATGTTGATGCTATATTCTGTAGTACCGATGAACTTGCAATGGGTGTAATCAATAATTTAAGAGAAAGAGGAATCAATGTTCCTAAGGATGTGGATATTGTAAGTTTTGATAATACTTATACTTCGTCTATCTTCTATCCAAAACTGACAACCATTAATCAACCAACTTATGATATGGGTTCTGTTGGTATGAGAATGCTTATAAAGATTATAAATAAAAAGCCTATTGATGTAACTCAATATGTATTGCCATATGAACTTATTGAAAGAGACTCATGTAAATAA
- a CDS encoding M48 family metallopeptidase, producing MKTIKLDSKVFTYEIKRSKRKTIALRVVSKGTIKISAPLMISVKTIEDIIREKTSWILDNAKKQEEIEARFRNRNKILFLGKEYCIEREINKDKTFDFKIDGEIFKIIFPRVLEEQEEKELLMRWMKNESRKILKARTDFYCKLLELSYNEIHIKDQKTLWGSCSSKDNINYNYRIIMAPIEIVDYLVVHEACHLVHRDHGKAYWNLVGSVIPDYKERRAWLKNNGLLLKI from the coding sequence GTGAAGACTATAAAATTAGATAGCAAAGTTTTTACCTATGAAATAAAAAGAAGCAAAAGAAAAACTATAGCTTTGAGAGTAGTGTCAAAGGGTACCATAAAAATATCAGCACCGTTAATGATATCCGTTAAGACTATTGAAGATATTATCAGGGAGAAAACTTCATGGATACTGGATAATGCAAAAAAACAGGAAGAAATAGAGGCAAGATTTAGAAATCGGAATAAAATTCTTTTTTTAGGAAAAGAATACTGTATAGAAAGAGAAATAAATAAGGACAAAACTTTTGACTTTAAAATAGATGGTGAAATCTTTAAAATTATATTTCCAAGAGTGTTAGAGGAACAAGAAGAAAAAGAATTGTTAATGAGATGGATGAAGAATGAATCTCGTAAAATCTTAAAGGCAAGAACTGATTTTTATTGTAAGTTACTAGAACTTAGTTACAATGAAATTCATATAAAAGACCAGAAAACTCTTTGGGGAAGCTGTTCTAGTAAGGATAACATTAATTATAACTATAGGATTATAATGGCACCGATAGAAATCGTAGATTATTTAGTCGTTCATGAAGCATGTCATTTGGTACATAGAGATCATGGTAAAGCGTATTGGAATTTGGTTGGCAGTGTTATACCTGATTATAAGGAAAGAAGAGCTTGGCTTAAGAATAATGGATTGCTACTTAAAATATAA
- a CDS encoding EamA family transporter codes for MEKMYKSFNQNKIGILIITISAIFTAFGQYFWKISDGKSLLFLFIGFTLYGLGAVTMILAFKHGSFSVIHPMMSLGYVFALLIGYRLLSEHISLGKILGTIFIFIGVVFIGVGDE; via the coding sequence ATGGAAAAAATGTACAAGTCCTTTAATCAAAATAAAATAGGTATATTAATAATAACTATTTCCGCAATATTTACGGCATTCGGACAATATTTCTGGAAAATATCTGATGGAAAAAGCTTATTGTTCTTATTTATTGGATTTACTCTATATGGATTAGGTGCAGTAACCATGATTTTAGCTTTTAAGCATGGAAGTTTTTCTGTAATACATCCTATGATGAGTTTAGGCTATGTTTTTGCTTTATTGATCGGTTATAGGTTGCTGAGTGAACATATAAGTTTAGGAAAAATTTTAGGTACAATTTTTATATTTATAGGCGTGGTTTTTATAGGTGTTGGAGATGAGTAA
- the uvrB gene encoding excinuclease ABC subunit UvrB has protein sequence MEEFKIVSEYKPTGDQPQAIESISERVLAGDKFQTLLGVTGSGKTFTMANIIEKVQKPTLVLAHNKTLAAQLCSEFREFFPDAAVEYFVSYYDYYQPEAYVAQTDTFIEKDASINDEIDRLRHSATAALFERKDVIIVASVSCIYGLGNPDEYRKLSLSLRKGMEKDRDEIMRKLIDMQYERNDINFVRATFRVRGDILDIFPASSQKVGIKVEFFGEEIDRIREFDVLTGQILRELKHVLIFPASHFASSKETVERSIGKIEAELDERVKELLAEEKLLEAQRLKQRTNFDIEMIREMGYCQGIENYSRIMDGRNKGEPPKTLIDFFPEDFLMFIDESHVTLPQVRAMYGGDRSRKEALVNYGFRLPCAYDNRPLKFEEFEEKLKQVVFVSATPAKYEFDHSTNVAEQIIRPTGLLDPIIEVRPIDGQIDDLYSSIQETIVRGFRILVTTLTKKMAEDLTDYLKEMGVKTNYLHSDVTTIDRMKIIKELRMGDFDVLVGINLLREGLDIPEVALVAILDADKEGFLRSNTSLIQTVGRAARNADSKVIMYADKITDSMSYTIKETERRRKIQIDYNEAHNITPTTIIKGIRDNIQISTIAEEEAVYLTEETMSQEDLKKKIASLEKEMKAVAKELQFERAAELRDEINKLKTIMNND, from the coding sequence ATGGAAGAGTTTAAAATAGTATCAGAATACAAACCCACTGGAGATCAGCCCCAAGCTATAGAAAGCATTTCAGAGAGAGTGCTTGCAGGTGATAAATTTCAAACTCTCCTTGGTGTAACTGGTTCTGGTAAGACCTTCACCATGGCAAACATAATAGAAAAAGTTCAAAAGCCAACATTAGTTCTTGCACATAACAAGACTTTAGCTGCACAGTTATGTTCAGAGTTTAGAGAATTTTTTCCTGATGCAGCAGTTGAATACTTTGTATCTTATTATGATTATTACCAGCCAGAAGCTTATGTTGCACAAACAGATACATTTATAGAAAAAGATGCTTCTATAAATGACGAAATTGATAGATTAAGGCATTCAGCTACTGCAGCACTTTTCGAAAGAAAGGATGTTATAATAGTAGCTTCTGTTTCTTGCATCTATGGACTGGGTAATCCAGACGAATATAGAAAACTTTCCTTGTCCTTAAGAAAGGGAATGGAAAAAGACAGAGATGAGATAATGAGAAAGCTCATCGATATGCAATATGAAAGAAATGATATTAACTTTGTGAGAGCCACATTTAGAGTAAGAGGGGATATCTTAGATATTTTCCCAGCTTCATCTCAAAAAGTTGGAATCAAGGTAGAGTTTTTTGGAGAAGAAATAGATAGAATAAGGGAATTTGATGTTTTGACAGGGCAGATACTTAGAGAGTTAAAGCATGTGCTTATTTTCCCTGCATCCCACTTTGCTTCTTCTAAGGAAACTGTAGAAAGATCTATAGGGAAAATTGAGGCAGAATTAGATGAGAGAGTAAAAGAGCTCTTAGCAGAAGAAAAGCTTTTAGAAGCTCAGAGATTAAAGCAAAGAACCAACTTTGATATAGAAATGATAAGAGAGATGGGATATTGCCAAGGAATTGAGAACTACTCAAGGATTATGGATGGCAGAAATAAAGGAGAACCTCCAAAAACTTTAATAGATTTCTTTCCAGAGGATTTTTTGATGTTCATAGATGAAAGTCATGTAACACTTCCACAGGTTAGAGCTATGTATGGAGGAGATCGTTCTAGAAAGGAAGCTTTGGTTAATTATGGTTTCAGGTTGCCTTGCGCTTATGATAACAGGCCTCTTAAATTTGAGGAATTTGAGGAAAAACTAAAGCAAGTAGTTTTTGTAAGTGCTACTCCTGCAAAATATGAATTTGATCATTCAACTAATGTTGCAGAGCAAATAATAAGACCTACAGGACTTTTAGACCCAATAATCGAGGTAAGACCTATTGATGGACAAATTGATGACCTCTATTCAAGTATACAAGAAACTATAGTTAGAGGTTTTAGAATTCTTGTTACTACGCTGACAAAGAAGATGGCAGAGGATTTAACTGATTACCTAAAAGAAATGGGAGTTAAGACAAATTACCTACACTCAGATGTAACAACTATAGATAGAATGAAAATAATCAAAGAACTTAGAATGGGTGATTTTGATGTGCTAGTTGGAATTAACCTTTTAAGAGAAGGATTGGATATACCGGAAGTTGCATTAGTAGCAATCCTTGATGCTGATAAAGAAGGCTTTTTAAGGTCAAATACTTCATTAATTCAGACTGTAGGAAGAGCTGCTAGAAATGCTGATAGTAAAGTTATAATGTATGCAGATAAGATAACCGATTCTATGAGTTATACGATAAAAGAAACGGAAAGAAGAAGAAAGATTCAGATAGATTACAATGAAGCACATAATATTACTCCTACTACTATCATAAAGGGTATAAGGGATAATATTCAGATATCTACAATAGCTGAAGAAGAAGCTGTATATTTAACAGAAGAAACAATGTCACAAGAAGATTTGAAAAAGAAGATAGCAAGTTTAGAAAAAGAAATGAAGGCTGTAGCAAAAGAACTTCAATTCGAAAGAGCAGCTGAACTTAGAGATGAAATTAATAAGTTAAAGACAATTATGAATAATGACTAA